In the Syntrophorhabdaceae bacterium genome, one interval contains:
- a CDS encoding UTRA domain-containing protein: LKLLEIAVIPCPNHVRRMLSVGEDSSVLRTKKVRYHNGTPLSFYLHYTDPALHKMITKEKVEEKTFVELFEEVTGTRLVTLKQRIETVVADIDLSNVLEIRFGMPLFFVENLYLTAGQKPAVLTQNYYRGDRCFYKTFTELRNNSRKG; encoded by the coding sequence CTTAAGCTGCTGGAAATAGCCGTGATCCCCTGCCCGAACCACGTGAGACGGATGCTTTCTGTGGGCGAAGATTCTTCAGTGTTGCGGACCAAGAAGGTCAGATACCACAACGGTACGCCGCTGTCGTTCTATCTCCATTATACGGACCCGGCCTTACACAAGATGATCACCAAGGAAAAGGTGGAAGAAAAGACTTTTGTGGAGCTTTTTGAAGAGGTAACAGGAACCAGACTGGTCACACTGAAACAGAGGATCGAAACAGTCGTGGCAGACATTGACCTGTCAAATGTGCTTGAGATACGTTTCGGCATGCCGCTCTTTTTTGTGGAGAATCTCTACCTGACCGCCGGACAAAAGCCGGCTGTCCTGACCCAGAACTATTACCGGGGTGATAGATGCTTCTACAAGACCTTTACGGAGCTGCGAAATAATAGTCGAAAAGGCTGA